The Mycolicibacterium insubricum DNA segment GGCGAGGTCGTTGATCTGCTCGACGGTCTTGGCGCCGACCACCATCATGGTCACGCCGGACGCCTGCCACGCCGCGATCTGCTCACGCACGTAGTCGATGTTGCCGACGATCGCGGCGTCGTCGACCAGTTCGTCGGGGATGACGGTGGCGGCTTCGTCCTTGCGGCCGGAGCGGAACAGCCGGGTGACGTCGTCGACCACCTCGGCGTAACCCATCCGGCGGTACACGTCGGCGTGGAAATTGGTGTCCTCGGCACCCATGCCACCCATGTAGAGCGCCAAGAAGGGTTTGATGGCGGCCAGCACCGCGGGCCGGTCGTCGGTGACCACCACCTGCGCGGTCGCGCAGATCTCGAAGTCGGCGCGGCTGCGCCGGGCGCCCGGGCGAAGCCCTCGTCGAGCCATTCGTTGTACATCGGTGCCAGCCGCGGGGAGTAGAAGATCGGCAGCCAGCCGTCGGCGATCTCGGCGGTCATCGCGATGTTCTTCGGCCCCTCCGCACCCAGCATGACCGGGATGTCGGCGCGGAGTGGGTGGGTGATCGACTTGAGTGGTTTGCCCAGGCCGGTGGCGCCCTCGCCGGTCAGCGGCAGCGGATAGTGCGGGCCGTCGCTGGTCACCGCGGCCTGCCGCGCCCACACCTGGCGCAGAATGGAAATGTATTCGCGGGTCCGGGCCAGCGGTTGGCCGAATTTCGCGCCGTACCAGCCCTCCACCACCTGCGGCCCGGACACGCCCAGGCCCAGGATGTGCCGGCCACCGCTGAGGTGATCCAGGGTCAGGGCGGCCATTGCGCAGGCGGTCGGGGTGCGCGCGGACAGCTGCACCACCGAGGTGCCCAGCCGCAGCCGGGTGGTCTCCCGACCCCACCAGGCCAGCGGGGTGTAGGCGTCCGAACCCCACGCCTCGGCGGTGAAGACGGCATCGAAACCGGCGGCCTCGGCCGCGGCCACCAGTTCACCGTGATTGGTCGGCGGCTGCGCGCCCCAATAACCCAGCTGCAGTCCAAGCTTCATTCCTGCGCCCTTCTCCGGTCCTTGCGACACTTGTTAGAACCTGTTCTACTCGATGCCGTGAATGCCAGTGCTGCCAACCCTGCGCAGATCGACGGCCATCAGCCGCCGCTGACCGCGCCGCTGAAACTGTCCTTCGACTACACCCGTTCGGTCGGTCCGGTGCTCGGTGCGTTCTTCACCGCGCTGCGCTCACGACGCATCGTGGGCACCCGCGGTTCCGACGGCCGAGTGTTCGTCCCGCCTGCCGAGTATGACCCGGTGACCTACCAGCCGTTGACCGAGGTGGTCGAGGTGTCCCCGGTCGGCACCGTGGTGTCCTGGTCCTGGCAGTCCGAGCCGCTGGACGGCCAACCGCTGGACCGGCCGTTCGCCTGGGCGCTGATCCGTCTCGACGGAGCCGACACCGCGATGCTGCACGCCGTCGACGTCGCGGAGGGTGCACTGCGGACCGGCGACCGGGTGCACGCGCACTGGGTGGACGCGCCGGTCGGCGCCATCACCGACATCGCCTACTTCTCACCCGGCGAGGACGCCGAGCCGGCCGCCGAGGCCGACGACCGCGACCCGGTGCGGATGCTGGTGGTGCCCTCGCACATCGAGATCGAGCACAGCGCCTCGCATCCGGAAGGGGTGTTCCTGCGTGCCTTGCAGCAGGGCAAGCTGCTCGGCGGCCGCACCAAGGTCGGCCGGGACGGCAAACCCGGGCCGGTGTACTTCCCGCCCAAGGAGGCCGACCCGGCCACCGGAATGGAACTCGACGAGTTTGTCGAGCTGCCCGACCGCGGCACCGTCACCACGTTCGCGATCATCAACATCCCGTTCCCCGGGCAGCGGATCAAGCCGCCGTATGTGGCGGCCTATGTGCTGCTCGACGGCGCCGATATTCCGTTCCTGCACCTGGTGACCGAGATCGACGCGGCCGAGGTCCGGATGGGCATGCGGGTGCAGGCGGTGTGGAAACCCCGCGAGGAGTGGGGCCTGGGCATC contains these protein-coding regions:
- a CDS encoding Zn-ribbon domain-containing OB-fold protein, translated to MNASAANPAQIDGHQPPLTAPLKLSFDYTRSVGPVLGAFFTALRSRRIVGTRGSDGRVFVPPAEYDPVTYQPLTEVVEVSPVGTVVSWSWQSEPLDGQPLDRPFAWALIRLDGADTAMLHAVDVAEGALRTGDRVHAHWVDAPVGAITDIAYFSPGEDAEPAAEADDRDPVRMLVVPSHIEIEHSASHPEGVFLRALQQGKLLGGRTKVGRDGKPGPVYFPPKEADPATGMELDEFVELPDRGTVTTFAIINIPFPGQRIKPPYVAAYVLLDGADIPFLHLVTEIDAAEVRMGMRVQAVWKPREEWGLGIDNISHFKPSGEPDADYDTYKHHL